The Clostridia bacterium genome window below encodes:
- a CDS encoding alpha/beta fold hydrolase, translating into MKVFIKRLISVLLASIFVFMLSFNYSLNLDHEKENLRKELEAIIYQKSSSFLKLSQAQDNEVYVEDSELPEGYVQEDNLEEVFNAISELSYDGQIYEEIPEEYIDAPVVEIDLTQAQTLEQEVVEDYNSIVPAYNVKQVFSKADNEITILTPGVGGDASNWSNNGTPMFSEGTYTIVDKLKGLVGGTFYRVNTRTNNGTVSYSIYKQYSYSTIELDDIDFAKHNIFIIESNSAEDYHSVVYKEFKAFLIDYLKKDPGAKVNLIGHSRGGLINLMYASEFPNNVSRLISIGTPYFPNILAMLSSAINALPDFWIVKDFKDWIASLAPHCNAYSDLASISVSYNLLTNWNEAYKINPSIKAYAIGTATGYSITLYVPQISYVKIGFIKVPYIYLAAITLGIGIDHDGLVGTNSQLAMNIGGSFGYIQMPNASINYVQGFYRKKFYITIGDIVEAAKYKKLASPNQPAVPHNMQPRYAPIIDYIYSIY; encoded by the coding sequence ATGAAAGTTTTTATTAAACGACTAATCTCTGTATTGTTGGCTTCCATTTTTGTATTTATGCTTTCCTTTAATTACTCGCTTAATCTTGACCATGAAAAAGAAAATTTAAGAAAAGAATTGGAAGCAATAATTTATCAAAAGTCAAGCTCATTTTTAAAGTTAAGCCAAGCTCAAGACAATGAAGTTTATGTTGAAGACAGTGAATTACCTGAGGGTTATGTTCAAGAAGATAATCTTGAAGAAGTTTTTAATGCTATAAGCGAACTATCCTATGATGGACAGATATATGAAGAAATACCAGAAGAATATATAGACGCACCTGTAGTTGAAATAGATTTGACACAGGCTCAAACATTAGAACAAGAAGTAGTAGAAGATTATAATAGCATAGTGCCGGCTTACAATGTAAAACAGGTGTTTTCTAAGGCCGATAACGAGATTACGATATTGACGCCTGGAGTTGGCGGAGACGCAAGCAACTGGAGCAATAACGGAACGCCTATGTTTAGCGAAGGGACTTATACTATTGTTGACAAGCTGAAAGGTTTGGTTGGCGGAACTTTTTATCGAGTTAACACCAGAACAAATAACGGCACAGTGTCATACAGCATATATAAACAGTACAGTTATTCAACAATAGAGCTTGATGATATTGATTTTGCAAAACATAACATCTTTATTATCGAATCTAATAGCGCTGAAGACTATCACAGTGTTGTTTATAAAGAATTTAAGGCATTTTTGATAGACTATCTCAAAAAAGATCCCGGTGCCAAGGTTAATCTAATAGGTCATAGCCGAGGCGGGCTTATCAATCTTATGTATGCTTCAGAGTTTCCCAATAATGTATCAAGGCTTATAAGCATCGGTACACCGTATTTTCCCAATATACTTGCTATGCTGTCTTCAGCAATTAATGCACTGCCTGATTTCTGGATTGTAAAAGATTTTAAAGACTGGATTGCAAGTCTTGCTCCTCATTGCAACGCTTATTCTGATCTAGCTTCTATAAGTGTTTCATATAATCTGCTTACCAATTGGAATGAAGCGTATAAAATCAATCCTTCTATAAAAGCATACGCAATAGGTACGGCCACAGGGTATTCAATTACCTTATATGTTCCTCAAATAAGTTATGTAAAAATTGGTTTTATTAAGGTACCTTATATTTATCTAGCGGCTATCACATTAGGAATAGGCATAGACCATGATGGATTGGTAGGAACTAATTCGCAATTGGCAATGAATATTGGCGGAAGTTTTGGATATATCCAAATGCCCAATGCCAGCATTAATTATGTGCAAGGTTTTTATAGAAAGAAATTTTATATAACGATTGGAGATATTGTTGAAGCCGCTAAATATAAGAAATTGGCTTCTCCAAATCAGCCCGCGGTACCGCACAACATGCAGCCTAGATACGCGCCTATCATAGATTACATTTACAGCATATATTAA
- the ispE gene encoding 4-(cytidine 5'-diphospho)-2-C-methyl-D-erythritol kinase, producing the protein MKIYAYAKINLSLFLTGTKDNFHLLDSVMLTCKNLKDTIIIKKSKVDRIEFLGDQVDKIDADNNTVKKCLNLFRKNTNIYTPVYIKVIKRIPIMAGLGGSSADAAGVLRGLCKLFRVDINSPEILDAAKKTGSDVPYMLRSNAARVKGVGDQIEYIQNNSNLYTVIAMDSEVSTKSCFDTFDQLNIAYSDSVYNDNLVLALYKNDYDNIIKNIKNDLYAAAINVNPDILYTEQNLKKTEADIVSMTGSGGAFFGLTSKKSSMKKIYKALKGKSKYIFKTDIF; encoded by the coding sequence GTGAAAATATACGCTTATGCCAAAATTAACTTATCTCTTTTTTTAACAGGAACAAAAGATAATTTTCATCTTTTGGATTCCGTGATGCTAACATGCAAAAATCTAAAAGACACCATAATCATAAAAAAATCAAAAGTTGACAGAATTGAGTTTTTGGGCGATCAGGTAGACAAAATTGACGCCGATAACAACACAGTAAAAAAATGCCTAAATTTATTTAGAAAAAATACCAATATATACACACCTGTATATATTAAGGTGATAAAAAGAATTCCTATTATGGCAGGCTTGGGCGGTTCGTCTGCTGACGCTGCGGGTGTATTGCGTGGGCTATGCAAGCTGTTTAGGGTGGATATTAACAGTCCAGAAATACTAGATGCCGCCAAAAAAACAGGAAGCGATGTACCTTATATGCTGCGATCAAATGCCGCAAGAGTAAAAGGCGTCGGTGATCAAATTGAATATATACAAAATAATTCTAATCTTTATACAGTCATAGCAATGGATAGCGAAGTATCAACTAAAAGCTGTTTTGATACTTTTGACCAGTTGAATATTGCTTATTCGGATAGTGTTTATAATGACAATTTGGTTTTGGCTTTATATAAAAATGATTATGACAATATCATAAAAAATATAAAAAATGACTTATATGCCGCCGCCATTAATGTTAATCCTGATATTTTATACACAGAACAAAATCTAAAAAAGACAGAAGCGGACATTGTATCTATGACTGGTTCGGGCGGTGCATTCTTTGGCTTGACTTCAAAAAAGTCTTCTATGAAAAAAATATATAAAGCATTAAAAGGCAAATCCAAATATATATTTAAAACTGATATTTTTTAA
- a CDS encoding stage II sporulation protein R: MKQKIIYIVLVGFCILLIFLVNFTIKDPISNTKDYIRLHIRANSNSAEDQNVKYKVKEAVLSYLTPKLAQCNDFDDVYKIVQNAQDDLKTICLAELKKNDFYYDASVSLHEEYFPAREYDGYVFPDGIYNALIINLGTGEGDNWWCVVYPPLCFLGADEIGYQNIKYKSKIYELIQQWKNKK; the protein is encoded by the coding sequence ATGAAGCAAAAAATTATATATATTGTTTTGGTCGGTTTCTGTATATTATTAATATTTTTAGTAAATTTTACTATTAAAGACCCTATTTCCAACACCAAAGATTATATAAGATTACATATTCGTGCCAACAGTAATTCAGCAGAGGATCAAAATGTAAAATACAAAGTCAAAGAGGCTGTATTGTCTTATTTGACGCCAAAACTCGCGCAATGTAATGATTTTGATGATGTATATAAAATAGTACAGAATGCGCAAGATGATTTGAAAACAATATGCCTTGCTGAACTTAAAAAAAATGATTTTTATTATGATGCGTCTGTAAGCCTGCATGAAGAATACTTCCCCGCTCGTGAATATGACGGATATGTATTTCCTGACGGTATTTATAATGCCTTAATAATCAATCTAGGTACGGGCGAAGGCGATAACTGGTGGTGCGTTGTTTATCCGCCGCTTTGCTTTCTGGGTGCAGATGAAATAGGATATCAAAACATAAAATATAAGTCCAAAATCTATGAACTTATACAACAATGGAAAAACAAAAAATAA
- the ypeB gene encoding germination protein YpeB, with the protein MKYNQEKRTEHVSAKNFDAAVSLILIFALIALGLVAVLINIWAKNDRNEKALENAYEKSFFNMADSMNDLETKLSKLKVANTSSQRMQLANDIWKSTAMIEDNLAQLPIDHYSISNSSKFINQLGDYIYSLNRKLQKGGSYSEEDIQKIDNMFDRCKTLNDSIQTLSQKIMNQYRIIDHLDQEKLKNGDVKRGNLFEAGFEKINQESIEYPEMIYDGPFSDALSKKEYKALKNLKEISHEQGIQYIYDKLKDTADVKYLGKASGKIQAYEYSTTTKDGISRYIQLSVKGGLPITISTNNTKNENKLSEEQAKNFAQNWVKKLIGEDMKGVWISITNNTAYINLAPVINDTIIYPDLIKVKVSLTDGNLLGWEANAYLQNHIQRELAQPQISQEQAQQNISNRLKVNNVQLALIPKDWGEEVLAYEFYATHNDNIYIVYINAQTGEEENILMVINSPDRGNMLI; encoded by the coding sequence ATGAAATACAATCAAGAAAAACGAACAGAGCATGTAAGCGCAAAGAACTTTGATGCTGCAGTATCATTGATATTGATATTTGCTCTTATTGCTTTGGGATTGGTTGCCGTACTTATTAATATATGGGCAAAAAACGATCGCAATGAAAAGGCACTTGAAAATGCTTATGAAAAGTCATTTTTCAATATGGCTGACAGCATGAACGATCTTGAAACCAAACTTTCCAAGCTAAAAGTCGCCAATACCTCTTCACAAAGAATGCAGCTTGCCAATGACATTTGGAAATCTACTGCAATGATTGAAGATAATTTAGCGCAGCTTCCGATTGATCATTACAGCATTTCTAACAGCTCTAAGTTTATCAACCAGCTAGGTGATTACATATATTCGCTTAACAGAAAACTTCAAAAAGGCGGTTCATATTCTGAAGAAGATATACAAAAAATTGATAATATGTTTGACCGCTGTAAAACACTTAACGACAGCATTCAAACATTATCCCAAAAGATAATGAACCAATATCGAATAATAGATCATCTTGATCAAGAAAAGCTGAAAAATGGCGATGTGAAACGAGGAAATCTGTTTGAAGCAGGGTTTGAAAAAATCAATCAGGAATCTATTGAGTATCCTGAAATGATTTATGACGGTCCATTCTCAGACGCCTTGTCAAAAAAAGAATACAAAGCGCTAAAAAATCTAAAAGAAATATCTCATGAACAAGGTATTCAATATATTTATGACAAATTGAAAGATACTGCGGATGTAAAATACTTAGGAAAAGCCTCAGGCAAGATCCAAGCTTACGAATATTCTACAACCACAAAAGATGGTATTTCTAGATATATTCAGTTAAGCGTAAAAGGCGGTCTGCCTATTACGATAAGCACAAACAATACCAAAAATGAGAATAAACTGAGCGAAGAGCAAGCCAAGAATTTTGCTCAAAATTGGGTAAAAAAGCTTATCGGAGAGGATATGAAAGGCGTTTGGATAAGCATAACCAATAATACCGCTTATATTAATCTAGCGCCTGTTATAAACGATACAATAATATATCCCGATCTAATAAAAGTTAAGGTATCTTTAACTGACGGAAATCTGCTTGGCTGGGAAGCAAATGCATATTTGCAAAACCACATTCAAAGGGAGCTTGCCCAACCTCAAATATCCCAAGAACAAGCACAGCAAAATATCAGCAACAGACTTAAAGTCAATAATGTACAGTTGGCATTGATCCCTAAAGATTGGGGCGAAGAAGTCTTAGCTTATGAGTTTTATGCAACCCATAACGACAACATCTATATAGTGTATATAAATGCCCAAACTGGTGAAGAAGAAAATATTTTGATGGTTATTAATTCACCAGACCGCGGCAATATGCTGATATAA